Proteins encoded in a region of the Oncorhynchus clarkii lewisi isolate Uvic-CL-2024 chromosome 18, UVic_Ocla_1.0, whole genome shotgun sequence genome:
- the LOC139372425 gene encoding gamma-crystallin S-1-like has protein sequence MDRMQGKIFFYEDRNFQGLHYECSGDCPELSSHFSRCNSIRVESGAWVVYERPNYMGSQYILTRGEYPDYQRWMGYNDTIRSCRIIRHTTGMHRIRVYERPDFAGQMIEFSEDSPNLSERFRHPEVHSANVLDGAWVFYEHPNYRGRQHLLERGEYRRHTEWGGMQANVGSLRRVQDF, from the exons ATGGACCGCATGCAGGGGAAG ATCTTCTTCTATGAGGACCGGAACTTCCAGGGCCTCCACTATGAGTGCAGCGGCGACTGCCCCGAACTGAGCTCTCATTTCAGCCGCTGCAACTCCATCAGGGTGGAGAGTGGTGCCTGGGTGGTCTATGAGAGGCCCAACTACATGGGCTCTCAGTACATCctgaccaggggagagtaccccgactaccagcGCTGGATGGGCTACAACGACACTATCAGGTCCTGCCGGATTATCAGACAT ACCACTGGCATGCACAGGATCCGCGTGTACGAGCGCCCTGACTTTGCCGGTCAGATGATTGAGTTCAGTGAGGACAGCCCCAACCTGTCTGAGCGTTTCCGCCACCCCGAGGTGCACTCTGCCAATGTGCTGGACGGCGCCTGGGTCTTCTACGAGCACCCCAACTACAGGGGACGCCAGCACCTGCTGGAGAGGGGCGAGTACAGACGCCACACCGAGTGGGGGGGCATGCAGGCCAACGTGGGCTCCCTCCGCCGCGTCCAGGACTTTTAG
- the LOC139372426 gene encoding gamma-crystallin S-1-like: MEKITFYEDRNYQGRYYECDSDSSDLHTFLSRCNSVRVEGGFWVVYERPNYMGFQYVLTPGEYPDYQRWMGFNDTVRSCRIIRNVGNSWRMKLWEKPNFEGQSMEAADNMPSFQERWHSREVNSCKVFEGAWVFFEHPNYRGRQYLLERGEYRRHTEWGGMQANVGSIRCVK; this comes from the exons ATGGAAAAG ATCACCTTCTACGAGGACCGGAACTACCAGGGACGGTACTATGAGTGCGACAGTGACTCCAGCGACCTGCACACCTTCCTCAGCCGCTGTAACTCAGTCAGGGTGGAGGGGGGATTCTGGGTGGTGTACGAGAGGCCCAACTACATGGGCTTCCAGTACGTGCTGACCCCTGGAGAGTACCCTGACTACCAGCGCTGGATGGGATTTAATGACACCGTCAGGTCCTGTCGCATCATTAGGAAT GTGGGCAACTCGTGGAGAATGAAGCTGTGGGAGAAACCTAACTTTGAGGGCCAGAGCATGGAGGCGGCAGACAACATGCCCTCCTTCCAGGAGCGCTGGCACAGCCGCGAGGTGAACTCCTGCAAGGTGTTCGAAGGCGCCTGGGTTTTCTTTGAGCATCCCAACTACAGGGGGCGCCAGTACCtgctggagaggggagagtacaGACGCCACACCGAGTGGGGGGGCATGCAGGCCAACGTAGGCTCCATCCGCTGTGTCAAGTAG